GAACAATCACTGATTGGTTTGACAGGCACTTCAACAGTGCCATCAGGGTAAGAATTTAAAATATCCTCACCCGGTTCCCCAGTGGTTTGCCAGTACCCTTCGTCAGGATGGAAATAACCCTTTTCAGAACTCATTGCGTATGACCCTTAATCTATATTGAACGTTGTTAGCGGAATTCAGAGCAGTGCCTATACCCCTCCGTATTTCTGTAAAAATGCCCATGCGCTACAACCACTACTACACAGACGTAATGGCCACTTGGGGGTCTTGATACAGTCACCCAAGTGATCCCATCCTTGGACCATTGAACCGAACAGTTGGACGTTAATATTTGTACAAGCATCAGCCTCCCTGAGGTGTTTTGGTATTTTACATTTCGGGATCGCGAAGAAGAAACGTCGTACCAGGCTTGTCCTTCGCCCAACCCTTGACCAACCCCAGCAGCTGCAGATAGCGCCGCTATGTTACCCGCATGGGCAAAGTAGTCGGTTGATTTGGTAGCTGCAGACCCCAGCCCCAGCTTTTCACGCCAAGCACTTGACGTGGTCAGAGCCAACACCGTTAGCGAAAACGCGCTGATCTTGGACGCATCCAGCTTGCTACCAACCGCATTGAGGATCTCAGTCGCAAAGTTGGGATTGTCACCCAGAGCTGAAGCCAGCTCATCCAGTGTATTAAGTGCGCCCGGAGCAGATGCCACAAGGTTGGCAATGCGCTGATCTACCTCCACCTTGGTGTAAGCATCCACAAGACCCAACTCGGCCATGGTCGTAGGCTTATCTTCCAGCTCGCCATAAGCGTGAGTATGCTCACCGCCAGACTTGGTAGCCAGTGCTGTTGTCAGCCCATTCACATCCTCAATCTGATGATTGTGCACCTTGGGAGCCGCTACTTCTGCAAGCGTTTCATGCAGGCGTTTCGGGTCAATGACCTTCTTTTCAACACTGGCGTCTTTCGCCTCCACTCCACTGGCCCACGGATAGGCAGAGACCACCCAGCCTTGTGTTGCGTATCCGTCCAGTGGATTGACGACCAGCTGAATGGCATCAGAGTTGGTGATCTGTAAAACGATCTGAATGGTCAGCGTAGAGGCTGTTCCATCGGAAAGCTGCGCTTTGTAAGTCTCGGGATATTTGGCGATAGCAAACATATTGCCATCTTCATCAAACACCCCGGCCTCGCGGATCCACCACCCACCCACGTCTGGCGGGACTATCGCTTCAATGACCAACCAGGCCGGGTTCTGTACGTCCTGTGTTATCGACGTAATGGCAATGCGGTGCATCTCATTTCGCAAGGCATTCTCAGAACCGTCTGGATCATAAGCAGCCCCATTGGCATCTCCAAGTGCAAGCTCACTTATTTTGATTCCGCCTCCACCAGTAATAGCATCATTGAGAGCAGCAGAGCCTTGGTCTGTTAGGCGTGTATAATAGGTTGGATTGGTCATGCAGGCCTCGGATAGATTGTAGTGGAAACGTAACGGGGCCGCAGATGAGCTACCGCTCCTGCTAAGCCTTGACTTTGGATGGCTTCCGGCCGCCATGGGCGTATCCGCATCACTTCGCCGGTGGATGCAGCCGCACCAAATCCCAGAGCCATGGTGTTGTTCAACTCGGTGATAATCGGCGGGAAGATGCGGTTCTTGTGCAGATCAGAAACAAACCCACGGAAACGAACTGGAGCGCGGACAACTGAAAGCCAGCGGGTTGAGGTGTCTTGCGAATAGCGTTTGGTAGCCGCAATAGCCTTCAACGCGGTTTTTTGCACTTCAAGGCTCAAGGGCTCGTCTGGCGGGTCATCTAGATCACCAAGGCGCAGTGTAATCTGGTAGGTATCATGCGGGCCTTCAGGCTCTTGTTGCCACCAGTGTTCAATATCGGCGGCAATGCCGAGCAGGCTCTGGGCCAGTTTCACACCTTCATCGCGGCCTTTCTTCTCGTGAAGATCCCACGCCTGATCTATCAGCTTGCGCACAAGCGTATCCGGCAGGCCATCTTCTCCGATGAACTCATCCAGCGACCGGTCATGTACCGCTAACGGTAAAGCCGCTGTTGAGGTTTCCTCGGCATAGCGCTGCATTAGCGTGGCGAAATCAAACTCAGCTGCCATGGCCTCAAAAGCATCCAGCAAAGCCCGTGTGCGTGGCTCGTTGATACTGGGCGGAATAAGCGTATAGGGAAAGCGCCGGTCAGCCATTGCCAGCCACCGCTTCCAGAACCACAGTGCCAATCACGGCAAACTGGGTCTTCTCGAGCTGGCGGGAGGCAAGACCGGACACATCCAGCTCTACATCCACCACACCTTCCACGCGGTGCACCGCAGGCGTTAAGGCGGACAGAGCCAGATACTCACCCAGACGCCGCGACCAGATGGTTCCGGCCTCCCTAATTGCTTGCTCTGCAGCCGTACGTGCCGCCTCAAAATCACCGGTGGCTTTCAATTTACCGGTGATCTCCAGCACCAGACGCTCACCGGGATGAACGCTCAAATCATCGCCTTGCGGGCGCTTGCTGTCTGGGTCCAGATAGGTTTTCAGATCCTCGCAGAACTGAGCGCTTGGCACACCGGAGTTCAGCAGCACATAAAGTGCAATGCGGCCCGGTTCAGGCCGGATCACTTCCACATCGGCAATATCAGGAGAAAAGGCACGGGCTTGCTGGCGGTAGCTTTCTTTTGGTCCGGCTTTGGAGATGCGATCATGAGCTTTAGCGGCACGGTAGAGCAGCGAGCTATCATCTTCCGCAGTTGTTCCGCCTTCACTGGCCGTGATGTTGGTGACATTCACATCGGGGTAGCCCGCAGGCATTTGCGTGAGTTGACCGGCCAACAATCCATTGGCACCCAGCCCTGATTTTGTGGAGGTAGCGCGAGCAGTCAATGACAGCTCGCCTGCCTTCAAAATCTGCTGTTCATCGAGTGCAAATGAAACCGCCCCGGCGCTGACCTCAAGGCCGCGTGGCAAAACAAGATCGGTGCTGCGTGCGTCATCCAACGTGAAGGTCAGCTGTACAATAGCGGCCTTGGCCTTAAGCCGG
The sequence above is drawn from the Pseudovibrio sp. Tun.PSC04-5.I4 genome and encodes:
- a CDS encoding phage tail protein; this encodes MTNPTYYTRLTDQGSAALNDAITGGGGIKISELALGDANGAAYDPDGSENALRNEMHRIAITSITQDVQNPAWLVIEAIVPPDVGGWWIREAGVFDEDGNMFAIAKYPETYKAQLSDGTASTLTIQIVLQITNSDAIQLVVNPLDGYATQGWVVSAYPWASGVEAKDASVEKKVIDPKRLHETLAEVAAPKVHNHQIEDVNGLTTALATKSGGEHTHAYGELEDKPTTMAELGLVDAYTKVEVDQRIANLVASAPGALNTLDELASALGDNPNFATEILNAVGSKLDASKISAFSLTVLALTTSSAWREKLGLGSAATKSTDYFAHAGNIAALSAAAGVGQGLGEGQAWYDVSSSRSRNVKYQNTSGRLMLVQILTSNCSVQWSKDGITWVTVSRPPSGHYVCVVVVVAHGHFYRNTEGYRHCSEFR
- a CDS encoding phage tail protein I, whose product is MADRRFPYTLIPPSINEPRTRALLDAFEAMAAEFDFATLMQRYAEETSTAALPLAVHDRSLDEFIGEDGLPDTLVRKLIDQAWDLHEKKGRDEGVKLAQSLLGIAADIEHWWQQEPEGPHDTYQITLRLGDLDDPPDEPLSLEVQKTALKAIAATKRYSQDTSTRWLSVVRAPVRFRGFVSDLHKNRIFPPIITELNNTMALGFGAAASTGEVMRIRPWRPEAIQSQGLAGAVAHLRPRYVSTTIYPRPA
- a CDS encoding baseplate J/gp47 family protein, whose product is MMVNLIKALSVDELIRRGPPQHFTTSSKAWKEKLVAWWEAHPDGPQRKLYPAHYEMLFINLLAYCLSLLGKEGQDAADKRWLLFAKGPSLDVAAANNGTFRLKAKAAIVQLTFTLDDARSTDLVLPRGLEVSAGAVSFALDEQQILKAGELSLTARATSTKSGLGANGLLAGQLTQMPAGYPDVNVTNITASEGGTTAEDDSSLLYRAAKAHDRISKAGPKESYRQQARAFSPDIADVEVIRPEPGRIALYVLLNSGVPSAQFCEDLKTYLDPDSKRPQGDDLSVHPGERLVLEITGKLKATGDFEAARTAAEQAIREAGTIWSRRLGEYLALSALTPAVHRVEGVVDVELDVSGLASRQLEKTQFAVIGTVVLEAVAGNG